A single genomic interval of Camelus bactrianus isolate YW-2024 breed Bactrian camel chromosome 15, ASM4877302v1, whole genome shotgun sequence harbors:
- the HNRNPLL gene encoding heterogeneous nuclear ribonucleoprotein L-like isoform X2 → MSSSSSSPRETYEEDREYESQAKRLKTEEGEIDYSAEEGENRREATPRGGGDGGGGGRSFSQPEAGGSHHKVSVSPVVHVRGLCESVVEADLVEALEKFGTICYVMMMPFKRQALVEFENVDSAKECVTFAADEPVYIAGQQAFFNYSTSKRITRPGNTDDPSGGNKVLLLSIQNPLYPITVDVLYTVCNPVGKVQRIVIFKRNGIQAMFKFESVLCAQKAKAALNGADIYAGCCTLKIEYARPTRLNVIRNDNDSWDYTKPYLGRRGSHGPLLPLPSRYRMGSRDTPELVAYPLPQASSSYMHGGNPSGSVVMVSGLHQLKMNCSRVFNLFCLYGNIEKVKFMKTIPGTALVEMGDEYAVERAVTHLNNVKLFGKRLNVCVSKQHSVVPSQIFELEDGTSSYKDFAMSKNNRFTSAGQASKNIIQPPSCVLHYYNVPLCVTEETFTKLCNDHEVLTFIKYKVFDAKPSAKTLSGLLEWECKTDAVEALTALNHYQIRVPNGSNPYTLKLCFSTSSHL, encoded by the exons atgtcctcctcctcatcctcccctAGGGAGACGTACGAGGAGGACCGGGAGTACGAGAGCCAGGCCAAACGCCTCAAGACCGAGGAGGGCGAGATCGATTACTCGGCAGAGGAAGGCGAGAACCGCCGGGAAGCGACGCCCCGGGGCGGGGGCGATGGCGGCGGTGGTGGCCGGAGCTTCTCACAGCCG GAGGCAGGTGGAAGTCATCATAAAGTTTCTGTTTCACCTGTTGTCCATGTTCGAGGACTCTGTGAATCTGTGGTGGAAGCAGACCTCGTGGAGGCTCTGGAAAAATTTGGGACAATATG CTATGTGATGATGATGCCATTTAAACGGCAGGCTCTAGTGGAATTTGAGAACGTAGACAGTGCCAAAGAATGTGTGACGTTTGCTGCAGATGAACCTGTGTACATAGCTGGGCAGCAAGCTTTTTTCAACTATTCTACAAGCAAAAGGATCACTCGGCCAGGAAATACTGATGATCCATCAGGAGGCAACAAAGTTCTGCTGCTGTCAATTCAGAATCCTCTTTATCCAATTACGGTG GATGTTTTATATACTGTATGCAACCCTGTTGGAAAAGTGCAACGTATTGTTATATTCAAGAGAAATGGGATACAAGCAATG TTTAAGTTTGAATCAGTCCTTTGTGCCCAGAAAGCTAAAGCAGCACTCAATGGAGCAGATATATATGCTGGATGTTGCACACTAAAAATTGAATATGCACGg CCAACTCGTCTCAATGTTATTAGGAATGACAATGACAGTTGGGACTACACTAAACCATATTTGGGAAGACGAG gatcCCATGGTCCATTATTACCTTTACCAAGTCGTTACAGAATGGGCTCTCGAGATACACCTGAGCTTGTTGCATATCCATTACCGCAGGCTTCTTCCTCTTACATGCATGGAGGAAATCCCTCTGGTTCAGTTGTAATGGTTAGTGGATTACATCAACTGAAAATGAATTGTTCAAGAGTCTTCAACCTATTCTGCTTATATGGAAATATTGAAAAG GTAAAATTTATGAAGACCATTCCTGGTACAGCACTGGTAGAGATGGGTGATGAGTATGCTGTAGAAAGAGCTGTCACACACCTTAACAATGTCAAATTATTTGGGAAAAGACTTAATGTTTG TGTATCTAAACAACATTCAGTTGTTCCAAGTCAAATATTTGAGCTGGAGGATGGTACAAGTAGCTACAAAGATTTTGCAATGAGCAAAAATAATCGCTTTACAAGTGCTGGCCAAGCGTCTAAGAATATAATTCAGCCACCCTCATGTGTGCTGCATTATTATAATGTTCCACTGTGTGTCACAGAAGAGACCTTCACAAAG TTGTGTAATGACCATGAAGTTCTTACATTCATCAAATATAAAGTGTTTGATGCAAAAC CTTCTGCCAAAACGCTTTCTGGGCTGTTAGAGTGGGAATGCAAAACTGATGCAGTAGAAGCCCTTACAGCACTAAATCACTACCAGATAAGAGTTCCAA
- the HNRNPLL gene encoding heterogeneous nuclear ribonucleoprotein L-like isoform X1: MSSSSSSPRETYEEDREYESQAKRLKTEEGEIDYSAEEGENRREATPRGGGDGGGGGRSFSQPEAGGSHHKVSVSPVVHVRGLCESVVEADLVEALEKFGTICYVMMMPFKRQALVEFENVDSAKECVTFAADEPVYIAGQQAFFNYSTSKRITRPGNTDDPSGGNKVLLLSIQNPLYPITVDVLYTVCNPVGKVQRIVIFKRNGIQAMFKFESVLCAQKAKAALNGADIYAGCCTLKIEYARPTRLNVIRNDNDSWDYTKPYLGRRDRGKGRQRQAILGEHPSSFRHDGYGSHGPLLPLPSRYRMGSRDTPELVAYPLPQASSSYMHGGNPSGSVVMVSGLHQLKMNCSRVFNLFCLYGNIEKVKFMKTIPGTALVEMGDEYAVERAVTHLNNVKLFGKRLNVCVSKQHSVVPSQIFELEDGTSSYKDFAMSKNNRFTSAGQASKNIIQPPSCVLHYYNVPLCVTEETFTKLCNDHEVLTFIKYKVFDAKPSAKTLSGLLEWECKTDAVEALTALNHYQIRVPNGSNPYTLKLCFSTSSHL; this comes from the exons atgtcctcctcctcatcctcccctAGGGAGACGTACGAGGAGGACCGGGAGTACGAGAGCCAGGCCAAACGCCTCAAGACCGAGGAGGGCGAGATCGATTACTCGGCAGAGGAAGGCGAGAACCGCCGGGAAGCGACGCCCCGGGGCGGGGGCGATGGCGGCGGTGGTGGCCGGAGCTTCTCACAGCCG GAGGCAGGTGGAAGTCATCATAAAGTTTCTGTTTCACCTGTTGTCCATGTTCGAGGACTCTGTGAATCTGTGGTGGAAGCAGACCTCGTGGAGGCTCTGGAAAAATTTGGGACAATATG CTATGTGATGATGATGCCATTTAAACGGCAGGCTCTAGTGGAATTTGAGAACGTAGACAGTGCCAAAGAATGTGTGACGTTTGCTGCAGATGAACCTGTGTACATAGCTGGGCAGCAAGCTTTTTTCAACTATTCTACAAGCAAAAGGATCACTCGGCCAGGAAATACTGATGATCCATCAGGAGGCAACAAAGTTCTGCTGCTGTCAATTCAGAATCCTCTTTATCCAATTACGGTG GATGTTTTATATACTGTATGCAACCCTGTTGGAAAAGTGCAACGTATTGTTATATTCAAGAGAAATGGGATACAAGCAATG TTTAAGTTTGAATCAGTCCTTTGTGCCCAGAAAGCTAAAGCAGCACTCAATGGAGCAGATATATATGCTGGATGTTGCACACTAAAAATTGAATATGCACGg CCAACTCGTCTCAATGTTATTAGGAATGACAATGACAGTTGGGACTACACTAAACCATATTTGGGAAGACGAG ATAGAGGAAAGGGTCGCCAGAGACAAGCCATTTTGGGAGAACACCCTTCTTCGTTTAGACATGATGGCTATG gatcCCATGGTCCATTATTACCTTTACCAAGTCGTTACAGAATGGGCTCTCGAGATACACCTGAGCTTGTTGCATATCCATTACCGCAGGCTTCTTCCTCTTACATGCATGGAGGAAATCCCTCTGGTTCAGTTGTAATGGTTAGTGGATTACATCAACTGAAAATGAATTGTTCAAGAGTCTTCAACCTATTCTGCTTATATGGAAATATTGAAAAG GTAAAATTTATGAAGACCATTCCTGGTACAGCACTGGTAGAGATGGGTGATGAGTATGCTGTAGAAAGAGCTGTCACACACCTTAACAATGTCAAATTATTTGGGAAAAGACTTAATGTTTG TGTATCTAAACAACATTCAGTTGTTCCAAGTCAAATATTTGAGCTGGAGGATGGTACAAGTAGCTACAAAGATTTTGCAATGAGCAAAAATAATCGCTTTACAAGTGCTGGCCAAGCGTCTAAGAATATAATTCAGCCACCCTCATGTGTGCTGCATTATTATAATGTTCCACTGTGTGTCACAGAAGAGACCTTCACAAAG TTGTGTAATGACCATGAAGTTCTTACATTCATCAAATATAAAGTGTTTGATGCAAAAC CTTCTGCCAAAACGCTTTCTGGGCTGTTAGAGTGGGAATGCAAAACTGATGCAGTAGAAGCCCTTACAGCACTAAATCACTACCAGATAAGAGTTCCAA